From a single Lytechinus pictus isolate F3 Inbred unplaced genomic scaffold, Lp3.0 scaffold_19, whole genome shotgun sequence genomic region:
- the LOC129260811 gene encoding ubiquitin-protein ligase E3A-like isoform X1, with amino-acid sequence MQLSFTDGGSTPSDEMKRSQARGLIERYFYQLTNGCGNTSCCNEFCASSGRRTHLSSNEAAAMALDLFKRKATLCESAPNKQLKTGNEEDQTDDTTPMDVSPEQPSTSSLRNTPSTSSSDSDKQTLLPKPQDTHRSSSVSDSIKDISFLTEAKIMEIINECVESNKFSPLVRVIGQVFSCWQSLNKSFLRTEKQGLSDKERKQSDEKEMDEMDEGLQSISTRLADHDLGECSSKTTKSLDVDIESVQRVYEAITKLDEERVNNAMLNAVTSLAHMADVEVRVNAHFRDGSNHLNFIIITMENPMMSSPEYLEVAFPTFCRALSHLPLPACCSLARVWAKFSPGNLTRKVQSLQQLITFKVLSGHFNSGPRRNTVNEDDAITSATDCMKILYYACILGGEVERQSRLSTEEEELNLQEFLGAIGHENKERKPPKEDSFAKELGLTVLDCRKPLIPFSEFYNEPLNDQLEVDHDFTYYKKESDGRFAFLNYPFILTPATKNTGLYYDNRVRMYHERRLTLLNSLVQGEEINPYLKLKVRRDHVVDDSLVRLEMIAVDNPMDLKKQLYVEFEGEQGVDEGGVSKEFFQLVIEEIFNPDIGMFTHNTDMQTYWFNPTSFETDRQYTLIGIVLGLAIYNNIILDVTFPMVVYRKLMGRRGVFADLYDAQPVLYNSLKSLLEHEDAVEETFMMNFMISYTDVFGSTITHDLKENGAQIPVTADNRQEFVDLYADFILNKSIERQFRAFRRGFDMVTDESPLRNWFRPDEVELLVCGSKNFDFNELEKATEYDGGYTSTSPTIRYFWEIVHGMDEEQKKKLLMFTTGSDRVPVGGLSKLRLILAKNGPDSDRLPTSHTCFNVLLLPEYSSKAKLEERLLKAITHAKGFGML; translated from the exons atgcaactgag CTTTACAGACGGGGGAAGTACACCTTCAGATGAAAT GAAGAGATCCCAAGCTCGAGGCCTTATAGAGCGTTATTTCTACCAGCTAACCAATGGCTGTGGCAATACTAGCTGTTGCAATGAGTTCTGTGCCTCCAGTGGACGACGCACCCACCTGAGCAGTAATGAGGCAGCAGCCATGGCTCTTGATCTGTTCAAACGTAAAGCCACCCTGTGTGAGTCTGCTCCTAACAAACAGCTCAAGACGGGCAATGAAGAAGATCAGACTGATGATACAACACCCATGGATGTATCTCCTGAACAGCCATCAACAAGCTCTCTTAGGAATACACCTTCAACAAGTTCATCAGACAGTGATAAACAAACCCTCTTGCCAAAGCCTCAAGACACACACAGGAGCTCATCAGTATCAGATA GTATAAAAGACATCTCCTTCTTGACAGAAGCCAAAATCATGGAGATCATCAATGAGTGTGTGGAGTCCAATAAATTTTCTCCTCTTGTTCGTGTGATCGGCCAAGTCTTTTCCTGTTGGCAGTCATTGAACAAGAGCTTTTTAAGAACTGAGAAGCAAGGTCTTTCAGATAAAGAGAGGAAGCAGAGTGATGAAAAGGAAATGGATGAGATGGATGAAGGTCTACAGAGTATTAGCACACGCCTTGCTGATCATGATCTAGGAGAGTGTTCATCAAAGACTACAAAGAGTCTGGATGTGGACATTGAGTCAGTGCAGAGGGTCTATGAAGCAATCACAAAGCTAGATGAAGAGAGGGTTAATAATGCTATGCTGAATGCAGTTACTAGTCTGGCTCACATGGCTGATGTGGAGGTCAGAGTGAATGCTCACTTTCGTGATGGTAGCAATCATCTtaactttatcatcatcaccatggaGAATCCCATGATGTCCAGTCCGGAGTACTTAGAGGTTGCCTTTCCCACCTTCTGCCGGGCCCTGAGCCATCTTCCTCTCCCGGCCTGCTGTAGTCTTGCAAGGGTGTGGGCCAAGTTCTCACCAGGGAATCTCACCCGCAAGGTACAGTCCTTGCAGCAGCTAATCACATTCAAAGTGCTAAGTGGACACTTTAATTCCGGACCGCGGAGAAACACCGTTAACGAGGATGATGCAATAACTTCAGCAACAGACTGCATGAAGATTCTGTATTATGCATGTATACTTGGTGGAGAGGTGGAACGTCAGAGCAGGCTATCCACAGAGGAGGAGGAGCTTAATCTCCAAGAGTTTCTTGGAGCTATCGgacatgaaaacaaagaaaggaaACCCCCCAAAGAAGACTCATTTGCCAAAGAGCTTGGCCTAACTGTTCTGGATTGTCGCAAACCTCTCATCCCATTTAGTGAGTTTTACAATGAGCCATTGAATGATCAATTGGAAGTGGACCATGACTTCACCTACTATAAGAAGGAGAGTGATGGACGATTTGCATTTCTCAATTATCCATTCATTCTAACACCTGCCACTAAGAACACAGGTTTATATTATGACAATCGTGTGAGAATGTATCATGAGAGGAGACTGACACTACTTAATAGCTTGGTACAGGGTGAAGAAATCAATCCGTATCTCAAGCTCAAAGTTCGTCGAGACCATGTAGTAGATGATTCATTAGTTAGG TTGGAGATGATTGCAGTTGACAACCCCATGGATCTTAAGAAGCAGCTGTATGTTGAGTTTGAAGGAGAACAAGGTGTAGATGAAGGCGGGGTCTCAAAAGAATTCTTCCAACTGGTCATTGAAGAGATCTTTAATCCTGATATTG GTATGTTTACCCATAATACAGACATGCAGACATATTGGTTCAACCCTACATCATTTGAGACAGACCGTCAGTACACTCTAATAGGTATTGTACTAGGCTTGGCCATCTATAATAATATCATCCTAGATGTTACCTTCCCTATGGTTGTCTACAGGAAGCTGATGGGACGACGAGGAGTCTTTGCTGATCTCTACGATGCTCAACCA GTTTTGTACAACAGCTTGAAGTCCCTCCTTGAACATGAAGATGCAGTAGAAGAGACATTCATGATGAACTTTATGATCAGTTACACAGATGTCTTTGGTAGTACCATTACACATGACTTGAAGGAGAATGGTGCCCAGATCCCTGTTACTGCTGATAACAGACAG GAGTTTGTTGATCTGTATGCAGACTTCATCTTGAACAAGTCAATAGAAAGACAGTTCAGAGCTTTCAGGAGAGGTTTTGATATGGTGACGGATGAGAGTCCACTTAGGAATTGGTTTAGACCAGATGAGGTGGAACTCCTTGTTTGTGGGAGCAAG AACTTTGACTTCAATGAGCTTGAGAAAGCTACCGAGTATGATGGAGGATACACCAGTACATCTCCAACTATCAG GTACTTCTGGGAGATTGTGCATGGTATGGATGAAGAACAGAAGAAGAAGCTATTGATGTTCACTACAGGCAGTGATAGGGTTCCTGTAGGAGGCCTATCAAAACTCAGACTTATCCTGGCAAAGAATGGTCCAGACTCAGATAG GTTACCAACTTCTCACACCTGTTTCAATGTTCTCTTGCTTCCCGAGTACTCCAGCAAAGCCAAACTAGAAGAGAGGTTACTCAAAGCCATCACACATGCTAAAGGCTTTGGCATGCTCTAA
- the LOC129260811 gene encoding ubiquitin-protein ligase E3A-like isoform X2 has protein sequence MKRSQARGLIERYFYQLTNGCGNTSCCNEFCASSGRRTHLSSNEAAAMALDLFKRKATLCESAPNKQLKTGNEEDQTDDTTPMDVSPEQPSTSSLRNTPSTSSSDSDKQTLLPKPQDTHRSSSVSDSIKDISFLTEAKIMEIINECVESNKFSPLVRVIGQVFSCWQSLNKSFLRTEKQGLSDKERKQSDEKEMDEMDEGLQSISTRLADHDLGECSSKTTKSLDVDIESVQRVYEAITKLDEERVNNAMLNAVTSLAHMADVEVRVNAHFRDGSNHLNFIIITMENPMMSSPEYLEVAFPTFCRALSHLPLPACCSLARVWAKFSPGNLTRKVQSLQQLITFKVLSGHFNSGPRRNTVNEDDAITSATDCMKILYYACILGGEVERQSRLSTEEEELNLQEFLGAIGHENKERKPPKEDSFAKELGLTVLDCRKPLIPFSEFYNEPLNDQLEVDHDFTYYKKESDGRFAFLNYPFILTPATKNTGLYYDNRVRMYHERRLTLLNSLVQGEEINPYLKLKVRRDHVVDDSLVRLEMIAVDNPMDLKKQLYVEFEGEQGVDEGGVSKEFFQLVIEEIFNPDIGMFTHNTDMQTYWFNPTSFETDRQYTLIGIVLGLAIYNNIILDVTFPMVVYRKLMGRRGVFADLYDAQPVLYNSLKSLLEHEDAVEETFMMNFMISYTDVFGSTITHDLKENGAQIPVTADNRQEFVDLYADFILNKSIERQFRAFRRGFDMVTDESPLRNWFRPDEVELLVCGSKNFDFNELEKATEYDGGYTSTSPTIRYFWEIVHGMDEEQKKKLLMFTTGSDRVPVGGLSKLRLILAKNGPDSDRLPTSHTCFNVLLLPEYSSKAKLEERLLKAITHAKGFGML, from the exons AT GAAGAGATCCCAAGCTCGAGGCCTTATAGAGCGTTATTTCTACCAGCTAACCAATGGCTGTGGCAATACTAGCTGTTGCAATGAGTTCTGTGCCTCCAGTGGACGACGCACCCACCTGAGCAGTAATGAGGCAGCAGCCATGGCTCTTGATCTGTTCAAACGTAAAGCCACCCTGTGTGAGTCTGCTCCTAACAAACAGCTCAAGACGGGCAATGAAGAAGATCAGACTGATGATACAACACCCATGGATGTATCTCCTGAACAGCCATCAACAAGCTCTCTTAGGAATACACCTTCAACAAGTTCATCAGACAGTGATAAACAAACCCTCTTGCCAAAGCCTCAAGACACACACAGGAGCTCATCAGTATCAGATA GTATAAAAGACATCTCCTTCTTGACAGAAGCCAAAATCATGGAGATCATCAATGAGTGTGTGGAGTCCAATAAATTTTCTCCTCTTGTTCGTGTGATCGGCCAAGTCTTTTCCTGTTGGCAGTCATTGAACAAGAGCTTTTTAAGAACTGAGAAGCAAGGTCTTTCAGATAAAGAGAGGAAGCAGAGTGATGAAAAGGAAATGGATGAGATGGATGAAGGTCTACAGAGTATTAGCACACGCCTTGCTGATCATGATCTAGGAGAGTGTTCATCAAAGACTACAAAGAGTCTGGATGTGGACATTGAGTCAGTGCAGAGGGTCTATGAAGCAATCACAAAGCTAGATGAAGAGAGGGTTAATAATGCTATGCTGAATGCAGTTACTAGTCTGGCTCACATGGCTGATGTGGAGGTCAGAGTGAATGCTCACTTTCGTGATGGTAGCAATCATCTtaactttatcatcatcaccatggaGAATCCCATGATGTCCAGTCCGGAGTACTTAGAGGTTGCCTTTCCCACCTTCTGCCGGGCCCTGAGCCATCTTCCTCTCCCGGCCTGCTGTAGTCTTGCAAGGGTGTGGGCCAAGTTCTCACCAGGGAATCTCACCCGCAAGGTACAGTCCTTGCAGCAGCTAATCACATTCAAAGTGCTAAGTGGACACTTTAATTCCGGACCGCGGAGAAACACCGTTAACGAGGATGATGCAATAACTTCAGCAACAGACTGCATGAAGATTCTGTATTATGCATGTATACTTGGTGGAGAGGTGGAACGTCAGAGCAGGCTATCCACAGAGGAGGAGGAGCTTAATCTCCAAGAGTTTCTTGGAGCTATCGgacatgaaaacaaagaaaggaaACCCCCCAAAGAAGACTCATTTGCCAAAGAGCTTGGCCTAACTGTTCTGGATTGTCGCAAACCTCTCATCCCATTTAGTGAGTTTTACAATGAGCCATTGAATGATCAATTGGAAGTGGACCATGACTTCACCTACTATAAGAAGGAGAGTGATGGACGATTTGCATTTCTCAATTATCCATTCATTCTAACACCTGCCACTAAGAACACAGGTTTATATTATGACAATCGTGTGAGAATGTATCATGAGAGGAGACTGACACTACTTAATAGCTTGGTACAGGGTGAAGAAATCAATCCGTATCTCAAGCTCAAAGTTCGTCGAGACCATGTAGTAGATGATTCATTAGTTAGG TTGGAGATGATTGCAGTTGACAACCCCATGGATCTTAAGAAGCAGCTGTATGTTGAGTTTGAAGGAGAACAAGGTGTAGATGAAGGCGGGGTCTCAAAAGAATTCTTCCAACTGGTCATTGAAGAGATCTTTAATCCTGATATTG GTATGTTTACCCATAATACAGACATGCAGACATATTGGTTCAACCCTACATCATTTGAGACAGACCGTCAGTACACTCTAATAGGTATTGTACTAGGCTTGGCCATCTATAATAATATCATCCTAGATGTTACCTTCCCTATGGTTGTCTACAGGAAGCTGATGGGACGACGAGGAGTCTTTGCTGATCTCTACGATGCTCAACCA GTTTTGTACAACAGCTTGAAGTCCCTCCTTGAACATGAAGATGCAGTAGAAGAGACATTCATGATGAACTTTATGATCAGTTACACAGATGTCTTTGGTAGTACCATTACACATGACTTGAAGGAGAATGGTGCCCAGATCCCTGTTACTGCTGATAACAGACAG GAGTTTGTTGATCTGTATGCAGACTTCATCTTGAACAAGTCAATAGAAAGACAGTTCAGAGCTTTCAGGAGAGGTTTTGATATGGTGACGGATGAGAGTCCACTTAGGAATTGGTTTAGACCAGATGAGGTGGAACTCCTTGTTTGTGGGAGCAAG AACTTTGACTTCAATGAGCTTGAGAAAGCTACCGAGTATGATGGAGGATACACCAGTACATCTCCAACTATCAG GTACTTCTGGGAGATTGTGCATGGTATGGATGAAGAACAGAAGAAGAAGCTATTGATGTTCACTACAGGCAGTGATAGGGTTCCTGTAGGAGGCCTATCAAAACTCAGACTTATCCTGGCAAAGAATGGTCCAGACTCAGATAG GTTACCAACTTCTCACACCTGTTTCAATGTTCTCTTGCTTCCCGAGTACTCCAGCAAAGCCAAACTAGAAGAGAGGTTACTCAAAGCCATCACACATGCTAAAGGCTTTGGCATGCTCTAA